One part of the Sulfolobus tengchongensis genome encodes these proteins:
- a CDS encoding DEAD/DEAH box helicase, whose translation MSNSMLFWLSVTLFVLTLVAERRGFYPEIVDNKINWVIDENLLNEILRVVPIDSMPAEYWIKEDMRKENVKKFISFVIDYIARNSLNEEDYKILLNHSILSRSSNYTLYFLIIPASEDYYKVTLGLYDLRRKVMIPYEISYMRDEFHELLKDLTKYLDYDKPFYVERDKLDRIMKILTSLSYKKGYKVLIKSITTVKPIIKVEKLDLLNKEEIADFDYKIALGDVEISPEEFEKLTEENRPYIELSGKIIEVPAKDIERVRKIIEKLKKKEISKVDLLRESLYGYVESDQITSLIKNIESQKFKLSEPPKLNIELRPYQLRGFSWMKFMTSLGFGVCLADDMGLGKTIQTIATIAKTKEEEDVFPSLVVCPTSVLKNWEDEISKYAPTLSYAVIHGKGKVRISSSDKEEDVLSFLIDNYGRKDVYITTYNTLLLRSYLTKVNWKFVVLDEAQNIKNPETKRSRLIRQLKGKYRIALTGTPIENRVDDLWSIFSFLNSGLLGTRNEFKERFSIPIKKGDNEVKEALKKIISPFILRRTKNDKNVISDLPEKIEIKEYCNLTEEQASLYKAIVDDFLSKIDQFEGVKRKSSILAVITRLKEVVDHPALIKNDNNFSMKRSGKLQRLMEIVDEAINEGDKIAIFTQFIEMGNILKNMLEKRFNIEVPFFHGSLDKKERDDILSAFNSDENKKIIILSLRAGGFGINLTSANRVIHYDRWWNPAVENQATDRTYRIGQTRNVIVHKLVTIGTIEEKIDEIISAKSKIYNELIQTGEEVLTNLSTDELRKILELR comes from the coding sequence ATGTCTAATTCGATGTTATTTTGGTTAAGCGTCACATTATTTGTTCTCACTCTAGTTGCAGAAAGAAGAGGATTTTACCCTGAAATAGTAGATAATAAGATAAATTGGGTAATTGATGAGAACTTATTAAATGAAATATTGAGAGTTGTACCTATAGATTCGATGCCTGCAGAGTATTGGATTAAGGAGGATATGAGAAAGGAGAACGTGAAGAAGTTCATAAGCTTCGTAATTGATTACATAGCGAGGAATTCTCTAAATGAGGAGGACTATAAGATTTTATTAAATCATTCAATATTGTCTAGATCTTCTAACTACACTCTTTATTTCTTAATAATACCGGCCTCAGAAGATTACTATAAGGTGACATTAGGACTTTACGATTTACGGAGAAAAGTCATGATACCTTATGAGATTTCCTATATGAGAGACGAATTTCATGAACTTCTTAAGGATTTAACAAAATATCTAGATTACGATAAACCGTTCTACGTAGAAAGGGATAAATTGGATAGAATTATGAAAATTCTGACTTCACTTTCTTATAAGAAGGGATATAAAGTATTAATAAAGAGTATTACTACTGTCAAACCTATCATAAAGGTAGAGAAATTGGACTTGTTGAACAAAGAGGAAATTGCTGACTTCGACTACAAGATAGCGTTAGGAGACGTTGAAATTTCTCCAGAGGAATTTGAGAAGCTGACTGAGGAAAATAGACCATATATAGAATTAAGCGGTAAAATTATTGAAGTTCCAGCAAAAGATATTGAGAGAGTAAGGAAAATCATTGAAAAGTTGAAAAAGAAGGAGATTAGTAAGGTTGATCTTTTAAGGGAATCACTATACGGTTACGTTGAGAGTGATCAGATAACTAGCTTAATAAAAAACATTGAAAGCCAGAAGTTCAAATTGTCTGAACCCCCTAAGTTAAATATAGAATTAAGGCCATATCAGTTGAGAGGCTTTTCATGGATGAAGTTCATGACTTCATTGGGATTTGGTGTATGCTTAGCAGATGATATGGGATTAGGAAAAACAATTCAAACTATAGCAACAATAGCTAAGACTAAGGAGGAAGAAGATGTTTTTCCCTCACTAGTAGTGTGCCCCACTTCAGTTTTGAAGAATTGGGAAGATGAAATAAGTAAATACGCTCCTACATTATCGTATGCGGTGATCCATGGTAAAGGTAAAGTGAGGATAAGCAGTAGCGATAAAGAGGAAGATGTGCTTTCATTTTTGATTGACAACTACGGTAGAAAAGACGTTTACATTACGACGTATAATACTTTACTTTTAAGGAGTTATTTAACTAAAGTGAACTGGAAATTCGTAGTATTGGATGAGGCTCAAAACATCAAGAATCCAGAAACTAAGAGAAGCAGGTTAATAAGGCAATTAAAGGGTAAATACAGAATCGCGTTGACTGGAACTCCCATAGAGAACAGAGTAGACGACTTATGGTCAATATTTTCCTTCTTGAATTCTGGTTTACTAGGTACTCGTAATGAATTTAAGGAAAGGTTTTCCATACCCATCAAGAAAGGAGATAATGAGGTCAAGGAAGCCCTAAAGAAAATTATCTCACCATTTATATTGAGGAGAACAAAGAATGATAAAAATGTTATTTCAGATTTGCCAGAAAAAATTGAAATAAAGGAGTATTGTAATCTTACTGAGGAACAAGCTTCCCTGTATAAGGCTATAGTTGATGATTTCCTTTCTAAAATTGATCAATTTGAGGGAGTAAAGAGAAAGAGTTCAATACTGGCTGTTATAACTAGGTTGAAGGAAGTTGTAGATCATCCAGCGTTAATAAAAAACGACAACAATTTCTCCATGAAGAGGTCAGGAAAGTTGCAGAGGCTTATGGAAATAGTGGATGAGGCCATAAATGAAGGAGATAAGATAGCCATTTTCACGCAATTCATTGAAATGGGGAACATACTGAAAAATATGCTGGAAAAGAGATTTAACATTGAAGTTCCATTCTTCCACGGATCTTTAGATAAGAAGGAAAGAGATGATATTCTATCAGCATTTAACTCAGATGAGAATAAGAAGATTATTATCTTATCGTTGAGGGCTGGAGGATTTGGTATTAATCTGACCTCAGCCAACAGGGTAATCCACTATGACAGATGGTGGAATCCAGCGGTGGAAAATCAAGCAACAGATAGAACTTATAGGATAGGGCAAACGAGAAATGTGATAGTTCACAAATTGGTTACGATTGGTACAATAGAGGAGAAGATAGATGAAATAATAAGTGCTAAAAGTAAAATATATAATGAATTAATACAAACTGGAGAGGAAGTTCTAACTAATTTGTCAACTGATGAATTGAGAAAGATATTGGAGTTGAGGTGA
- a CDS encoding MFS transporter: protein MLEADLYLLNEVNTLMEPTPYDKYGKISVGKILTAAGAGTFVDFYEFYVSSTAAAVVWPIIFFGPLTSSKSFALILSFLTFTVSYLARPIGAFVFGHIGDKMGRTSTLGLALIITFIAVLGTGLLPTYAQIGILAVALLILFRFMLGISLGGEWGGATSWVLEYAEFKGHSHKRAFYGGLLDLAIPLGVGAGGVAFALSAAYTGSSFLTFGWRIPYLAGAVIAIIGAIIRFRMLDSPLFKKVQAEKQIARIPAAEVFRGKRALITLGAAEIYAYALVVNVLVGGPIAILYLSQAKLTGTLGLPPAAFPAFAIGLANILAAVGCVIGGILGDKIGRKYAILISLGLVLALYYPYVLAMASLNPIAIIAGSAIIILVDVMGTGLVASWLPELFETRFRYSGAGLAGEIGGLIGGLIVGLVSPALIANASGINIVFMGIFLVGVIYCVITIFITLLMPETRGKKLE from the coding sequence ATGTTAGAGGCAGACTTATATTTACTGAACGAAGTTAACACCTTAATGGAACCTACTCCATATGACAAGTACGGGAAAATAAGCGTAGGAAAAATACTAACAGCAGCAGGCGCAGGTACCTTTGTGGACTTTTATGAATTTTACGTGTCAAGTACGGCAGCAGCTGTTGTCTGGCCTATAATATTTTTTGGACCTTTAACTAGCTCTAAATCATTCGCTTTAATACTATCATTTTTAACATTTACAGTCTCATATCTAGCGAGACCCATAGGTGCATTCGTTTTTGGGCATATAGGGGACAAAATGGGTAGAACATCAACTTTAGGATTAGCGTTAATCATAACATTCATTGCAGTGCTCGGCACTGGTTTATTGCCAACTTATGCCCAAATAGGAATACTTGCAGTTGCTCTATTAATTCTTTTCAGATTTATGTTAGGAATTTCACTGGGAGGAGAATGGGGAGGAGCTACAAGTTGGGTATTAGAATACGCTGAATTTAAAGGGCATTCTCATAAAAGAGCATTTTATGGAGGACTATTAGATTTAGCAATCCCACTAGGTGTAGGTGCAGGAGGTGTAGCATTTGCACTAAGCGCTGCATATACTGGTAGCTCATTTCTAACCTTTGGGTGGAGAATTCCCTATCTGGCTGGCGCAGTCATAGCCATAATAGGTGCTATAATAAGATTTAGAATGCTAGATAGCCCACTATTCAAGAAGGTTCAAGCTGAGAAACAAATAGCTAGAATACCAGCTGCGGAAGTATTTAGAGGAAAAAGAGCACTGATAACATTAGGCGCAGCGGAAATATACGCATATGCATTAGTGGTTAATGTGTTAGTAGGAGGACCTATAGCTATACTATATCTTTCTCAAGCTAAATTAACTGGAACTCTTGGACTACCACCAGCTGCCTTTCCAGCATTTGCAATAGGATTAGCTAACATATTAGCAGCCGTGGGTTGTGTAATAGGGGGTATCTTAGGGGATAAAATAGGAAGGAAATATGCTATTCTAATAAGTTTAGGTTTAGTGCTTGCACTGTACTATCCATATGTGTTGGCAATGGCAAGTTTAAATCCCATCGCCATCATAGCGGGAAGTGCTATTATAATACTAGTTGACGTTATGGGAACTGGACTAGTTGCTTCATGGTTACCAGAGCTATTCGAGACAAGGTTTAGATATTCTGGTGCTGGATTAGCTGGAGAGATTGGAGGACTTATAGGAGGTCTAATAGTAGGTTTAGTATCACCAGCGCTAATAGCTAATGCTTCTGGGATAAATATAGTGTTTATGGGAATATTCTTAGTTGGAGTAATATATTGTGTTATTACAATATTCATTACATTACTGATGCCAGAAACTAGGGGAAAGAAACTTGAATAG
- a CDS encoding helix-turn-helix domain-containing protein, whose amino-acid sequence MRDKLIEITFAIEHENCWTSYVGNYMVRTVNFSVDSEKNYIRSIIIFDRTYKNLISRIKKSNSFLGYSTLKLDQNGRILFDFRKKFKNSVLDALYTHNGIVINGFKYNGKEFWRALVYESYINELVEDLKSKGTVHLIKNAEFNVEEEDLTPQELKIILTAYKTGYFDFPRRIKSDNVSKLVDISKSTFTYHLRSAEHKIIKRYLKEIEFYNLLKKLEENEGA is encoded by the coding sequence TTGAGAGATAAGTTAATTGAAATTACATTCGCAATAGAACATGAAAATTGTTGGACTAGTTATGTTGGTAACTACATGGTTAGGACTGTAAACTTTTCAGTTGACTCTGAAAAAAACTATATAAGATCGATTATTATTTTTGATAGGACTTATAAAAATTTGATTAGTAGGATAAAGAAGAGTAATAGTTTTCTAGGATATTCAACACTTAAATTAGATCAAAATGGAAGAATTTTGTTTGATTTCAGGAAAAAATTCAAAAATAGCGTACTGGATGCACTATATACGCACAATGGAATTGTAATAAATGGTTTTAAATATAATGGGAAGGAGTTTTGGAGAGCATTAGTGTATGAATCTTATATAAATGAGCTTGTAGAAGACTTAAAATCCAAAGGTACTGTACATTTAATCAAGAATGCGGAATTTAACGTAGAAGAGGAGGATTTAACTCCACAAGAACTTAAAATTATACTAACCGCTTACAAGACTGGATACTTCGATTTTCCTAGAAGGATAAAGTCTGATAATGTTTCTAAGCTTGTTGATATAAGTAAATCCACGTTCACGTATCACTTACGATCTGCAGAGCACAAGATAATTAAGAGATATTTGAAAGAAATAGAATTTTATAATTTATTGAAAAAATTAGAAGAAAATGAAGGCGCTTAA
- a CDS encoding transposase, giving the protein MRNLRIKTFEPEEKQYIHLTYTIKNNEREKSKKLIHAYVNLLNKGIKYLFRRIETREEEKKNNNNKKKKIMKVTLPKKKEVYKEIRDYLMKENKQDLAKHYIDQAIHDIYSILESWRRRVEKGKAEFKPPLVKKGYVRIKTTLRKVIGKSVRITVKPHEYITYSWDKTWFSKRVEGMELTEPIIKEDKVYLVFRKELPTTTPLEVVSFDSNLYSLDGYDGEKFVTISLKQLYSLKYAMQMKRGKVQSIASKKLKRGKMLLAKYSHRERNRVNDLVHKLANFILGLYNNHVLVFEKLNKQGMFDDASNSLSRKLSRSVWRKLVSVLKYKASFYGCKVVEVNPRFTSRSCPRCGWVNSRMVGKTFRCGKCGFTLDRQFNASLNIFKKYLRKFNFKMWGFPHRKVSGVIPLMGRRGMSIRDFGEVQGSKIEYKIYEIQ; this is encoded by the coding sequence TTGAGAAACTTGAGAATAAAAACATTCGAACCAGAAGAGAAACAATACATACACCTCACTTACACAATAAAAAACAATGAGAGGGAGAAAAGCAAAAAACTAATCCACGCATACGTGAACTTACTAAACAAGGGAATAAAATACCTATTCAGAAGAATAGAGACAAGAGAAGAGGAGAAAAAGAATAATAATAATAAAAAGAAGAAAATAATGAAAGTAACCCTACCAAAAAAGAAAGAAGTATACAAGGAGATAAGAGACTACCTAATGAAAGAAAACAAACAAGACCTAGCAAAACACTACATCGACCAAGCAATCCACGACATCTACTCAATCCTAGAATCATGGAGAAGAAGAGTTGAAAAAGGAAAAGCAGAATTCAAACCACCACTCGTAAAGAAAGGCTACGTTAGGATAAAAACAACGCTTAGAAAAGTCATTGGCAAGAGCGTTAGAATAACAGTTAAACCTCACGAGTACATAACGTATTCATGGGATAAAACTTGGTTTTCTAAAAGAGTTGAGGGAATGGAGCTAACAGAACCAATAATCAAGGAGGATAAGGTTTACCTAGTTTTCAGAAAAGAATTGCCCACAACAACACCCCTTGAAGTTGTCTCCTTTGACTCAAACTTATACTCCCTAGATGGTTACGATGGAGAGAAGTTTGTAACGATCTCTCTGAAACAACTTTACTCTCTCAAATACGCAATGCAGATGAAGAGGGGTAAAGTACAATCAATTGCTTCTAAGAAGTTAAAGAGAGGTAAAATGCTTTTGGCAAAGTATTCCCATCGTGAGAGGAATAGGGTTAATGATCTTGTTCACAAGTTGGCTAATTTTATCCTAGGTCTTTACAACAACCACGTTCTAGTTTTTGAAAAGTTGAATAAGCAAGGTATGTTTGATGACGCTAGCAATTCTCTTTCGCGGAAGCTTTCAAGGAGCGTTTGGAGGAAGTTGGTTAGTGTGTTAAAATACAAGGCTTCATTTTACGGTTGTAAAGTGGTAGAGGTGAACCCACGCTTTACATCTAGGTCTTGCCCTAGATGTGGATGGGTTAATTCCCGAATGGTTGGCAAGACCTTTAGGTGTGGGAAATGTGGGTTCACTTTGGATAGGCAATTTAACGCTTCGTTAAATATCTTCAAGAAGTACTTGAGGAAATTTAACTTTAAGATGTGGGGGTTTCCTCACCGTAAGGTGAGTGGGGTTATCCCCCTAATGGGACGGAGAGGGATGAGCATACGCGACTTCGGTGAAGTCCAAGGGTCTAAAATTGAATACAAAATATATGAAATTCAATGA
- a CDS encoding oxaloacetate decarboxylase gives MSRLIKEKINGAKKLRELMENKDLILAPGAYDALTARLIESTGFDVVYMTGFGTAASMLGYPDVGLITMAEMVDNARRIVDAVNIPVIADADTGYGNPINVIRTVQAYESVGVAGIHIEDQVFPKKCGHITGKQVIPLEEMVEKIAAAKDAKLSKDFVIIARTDAIAVEGLEVALERAKEYYKAGADVIFVEAPESIEQIEVIARELKGIPLLFNWAEGGKTPPVSLDVLRKLGYKIVIFPISALLSATKAVKEVLETIKKDGTPINVMNKLYPFKDFLNFIGLPEVQELEKKYVTKERKKI, from the coding sequence ATGAGCAGGTTAATTAAAGAGAAAATAAATGGAGCTAAAAAGTTGAGGGAACTCATGGAGAATAAGGATTTAATTTTAGCTCCAGGCGCATATGATGCTCTAACTGCCAGGTTAATTGAGTCAACGGGATTTGACGTAGTGTACATGACTGGATTTGGAACTGCTGCAAGTATGTTAGGGTATCCAGATGTGGGATTGATAACGATGGCGGAAATGGTGGATAATGCGAGAAGAATAGTGGATGCGGTTAATATACCAGTTATAGCTGATGCAGATACGGGTTATGGCAACCCAATTAATGTGATAAGAACTGTACAGGCTTATGAAAGCGTAGGAGTTGCTGGAATACACATTGAGGATCAAGTTTTTCCTAAGAAATGTGGGCATATAACTGGAAAGCAAGTTATTCCATTAGAGGAAATGGTAGAGAAGATAGCTGCAGCTAAAGACGCTAAATTATCAAAGGATTTCGTAATAATAGCGAGAACTGATGCGATAGCAGTTGAAGGGTTAGAGGTTGCATTGGAGAGAGCGAAAGAGTATTATAAAGCTGGAGCTGATGTAATTTTCGTTGAGGCTCCCGAAAGTATTGAGCAAATTGAGGTGATAGCGAGAGAGCTTAAAGGTATTCCATTATTATTTAACTGGGCTGAAGGAGGAAAAACTCCACCAGTGAGTTTAGATGTATTAAGGAAATTAGGTTACAAGATTGTTATTTTCCCTATAAGCGCTCTACTTTCAGCCACAAAAGCAGTAAAAGAGGTATTGGAAACAATTAAGAAAGACGGAACACCTATTAATGTAATGAACAAGCTGTATCCATTTAAGGACTTCTTAAACTTCATTGGATTACCAGAGGTTCAAGAACTCGAAAAGAAATACGTAACTAAGGAGAGAAAAAAGATTTGA
- a CDS encoding helix-turn-helix domain-containing protein: MHYSKYPYKLVNVRLLHNGCWTSYVDDYVVRSLGRSYQPDDNAVRSLVVVNAKSMKVLMNLKDEGKIKDIVNVHRYGDNFVVDILQSYNNSILSVLNKYGAIILDTVKTNKREFWSFLTYEYKIPKIIDDLKNLAVVERVKVTDYDPSIREINLTELELKCLITAAKAGYFDYPKKVRAKELAQILGIKESTFIYHLRNAQRKMISKLLNDLDLNENLH; encoded by the coding sequence ATGCATTATTCTAAGTATCCATACAAACTCGTTAATGTTAGACTTTTGCACAACGGATGCTGGACCAGTTACGTTGATGATTACGTAGTCAGAAGTCTTGGAAGATCCTATCAACCAGATGATAACGCTGTGAGATCCCTAGTAGTGGTTAATGCAAAGTCAATGAAAGTTTTGATGAATTTGAAAGATGAGGGTAAGATTAAGGATATAGTGAATGTACACAGATATGGTGATAATTTCGTAGTTGACATTTTACAGAGTTACAACAATTCAATATTATCAGTTCTGAATAAATATGGTGCGATAATTTTGGATACTGTTAAAACTAACAAGAGGGAATTTTGGAGCTTTTTAACCTATGAATACAAGATACCTAAGATAATCGATGACCTTAAAAATTTAGCTGTAGTAGAGAGAGTTAAGGTAACGGATTACGATCCTAGTATTAGAGAAATTAACTTAACCGAACTGGAGTTAAAGTGTTTAATTACGGCAGCTAAAGCAGGTTATTTTGACTATCCGAAGAAAGTTAGAGCAAAGGAACTAGCTCAGATTCTAGGTATTAAGGAATCCACATTCATATATCACTTGAGAAACGCTCAAAGGAAAATGATAAGTAAATTACTTAATGACTTGGACTTAAATGAAAATTTACATTAA
- a CDS encoding transposase encodes MSSEERRYTRDWSKYDENLITRYEMIFPYYVFEHWYELLEEDNKKAKTRPYKAPLMFNQFLAFLYVFFTYREIEGILRALYKMGIIPVYLDYKTIHLRLKNMQLDFNKVKDEVELISDGTGISVEQGGRYIRAKWKKGGKGKFLKIVVHVDANSMKVLKAEVENSEVKSAVKVIKEVSEGGGRVTKFYGDKAYDSNAIYDLVPEVVIPPKRSANVDRASPRRRDTILEYRESPRDWSRKRGYGKRWRVEVVISAVKRMFGDGIRARGVLQGKAALLKFWVYHVMREMADFLVGEVHAVRVA; translated from the coding sequence ATGTCCTCTGAGGAAAGGAGATACACTAGAGATTGGTCAAAGTACGACGAGAACCTCATAACTAGATACGAGATGATATTCCCCTACTACGTGTTTGAACATTGGTACGAACTTCTAGAGGAGGATAACAAGAAGGCAAAAACAAGACCCTACAAAGCACCACTCATGTTCAACCAATTCCTAGCCTTCCTCTACGTATTCTTCACATACAGAGAAATAGAGGGAATTCTGAGAGCACTATACAAAATGGGAATAATACCAGTATACCTAGACTACAAGACAATCCACCTAAGACTAAAAAACATGCAACTAGACTTCAACAAAGTCAAGGATGAAGTAGAACTAATAAGCGACGGCACGGGAATAAGCGTTGAACAAGGAGGTAGGTACATAAGGGCAAAGTGGAAAAAGGGAGGAAAGGGAAAGTTCCTCAAAATAGTAGTTCACGTTGATGCTAATTCCATGAAGGTTTTGAAGGCTGAGGTTGAGAACTCTGAAGTTAAGTCGGCAGTTAAGGTAATTAAGGAGGTAAGTGAAGGGGGTGGGAGGGTTACGAAGTTTTATGGGGATAAGGCTTATGATTCTAATGCTATTTATGATCTAGTTCCTGAGGTTGTGATTCCGCCTAAGAGGTCGGCTAATGTGGATAGGGCTAGTCCGAGGAGGCGTGATACTATTTTAGAGTATAGGGAGTCGCCACGTGATTGGAGTAGGAAAAGGGGTTATGGTAAGAGGTGGAGGGTTGAGGTTGTGATATCTGCTGTGAAGAGGATGTTTGGTGATGGGATTCGCGCTAGGGGTGTTCTTCAAGGTAAGGCTGCTCTTTTGAAGTTTTGGGTTTATCACGTTATGAGGGAGATGGCTGATTTCTTGGTGGGTGAGGTTCACGCGGTTCGCGTGGCGTAG
- a CDS encoding SWIM zinc finger family protein yields MPSLSHKPWFIRSWISMISSDMDTHRRKRGFEYFKEGRVKSISIKEGKIIAKVQGNMLYEVRIEAPLFTKEENKIVSEELNKIIEKNSLPVDLEIKLNNKGLSLLPKHLIFSCSCPDYARPCKHILAVQLASAELFEKDVRNYLTFRGLSENKSFEIKDLIGDPNEITWNLESLMSILYNDYEPIESGELKQIYKKMSKISKELLRKVIEGII; encoded by the coding sequence ATGCCCTCTCTTTCACATAAGCCTTGGTTTATTAGGAGTTGGATAAGTATGATCTCATCGGATATGGATACACATAGAAGAAAAAGGGGGTTTGAGTACTTCAAAGAGGGAAGAGTTAAGTCAATTAGTATAAAGGAAGGGAAAATAATCGCTAAAGTTCAAGGTAATATGTTATATGAAGTAAGGATAGAGGCACCTCTCTTCACCAAAGAGGAGAATAAAATCGTTTCTGAGGAGTTAAATAAAATAATAGAAAAGAATTCCTTACCCGTAGATTTAGAGATAAAATTAAACAATAAAGGACTGTCACTATTGCCGAAGCATCTAATATTTTCCTGCAGTTGCCCAGACTATGCAAGACCTTGCAAACACATATTGGCAGTACAACTGGCATCTGCAGAGCTTTTTGAAAAGGACGTACGTAACTACTTAACTTTTAGAGGACTTAGTGAAAATAAGTCTTTTGAAATTAAGGATCTGATTGGAGATCCCAATGAGATTACATGGAATTTAGAAAGTTTGATGTCAATACTTTATAATGATTATGAACCAATAGAGAGTGGAGAACTAAAGCAAATCTATAAGAAGATGAGTAAGATAAGCAAAGAATTATTAAGAAAGGTTATAGAGGGCATAATATAA
- a CDS encoding DUF3782 domain-containing protein — MGEVTQSVNQLIKRQDSFISKIERMDKVLGSIGSRWSSLYESLITDFLREFLEKEGLDYNCVNKFSFKDDKGIYGFKGRKYEIDILAKEDKVYMIEVKYSAEDKDVEWFDIRCKVIREVLGLTKQPVKLFLAITAKKDAVDRANELGIKMIAEDIFEIPKKK; from the coding sequence GTGGGTGAAGTAACTCAGTCTGTTAATCAGCTTATAAAGAGGCAAGATAGTTTCATTTCTAAGATCGAGCGTATGGATAAAGTTCTTGGTTCTATTGGTAGTAGGTGGAGTTCTCTTTATGAGAGTTTAATCACTGATTTCTTAAGGGAGTTTTTGGAAAAGGAGGGTCTTGATTATAACTGTGTTAATAAGTTTTCATTTAAGGATGATAAGGGTATTTATGGTTTTAAAGGTAGGAAATACGAGATTGACATATTAGCTAAAGAAGATAAGGTGTATATGATTGAGGTTAAGTATAGTGCAGAGGATAAGGATGTTGAATGGTTTGATATCAGATGTAAAGTTATCAGAGAAGTTTTAGGATTAACTAAACAACCAGTTAAGTTATTCCTAGCGATTACAGCTAAAAAAGATGCCGTTGATAGGGCTAATGAACTGGGAATCAAGATGATAGCTGAGGATATCTTTGAGATACCGAAGAAAAAGTAA